One Triticum aestivum cultivar Chinese Spring unplaced genomic scaffold, IWGSC CS RefSeq v2.1 scaffold49806, whole genome shotgun sequence DNA segment encodes these proteins:
- the LOC123172095 gene encoding cell division control protein 48 homolog E-like, translating into MASQGDASGKKDYSTAILERKKSPNRLVVDEATNDENSTVALHPDTMDSLELFHGDIVLLKGKKRKDTVCILLPDDTCDKTKVRMNKVVRKNLRVRLGDVVSVHQCPDVKYGKRVHVLPVDDTVQGIAGNLFDAFLRPYFLEAYRPLRKWDLFLVRGGMTSMEFKVVETDPAEYCIVASDTEIFCDGEPVKREDEERLDEVGYDDVGGVRKQMAQIRELVELPLRHPQLFKCIGVKPPKGILLYGPPGTSKTLIARAVANETGAFFFLINGPEIMSKMAGESESNLRKAFEEAEKNAPAIIFIDEIDSIAPKRDKTNGEVERRIVSQLLTLMDGLKSRAHVIVMGATNRPNSIDPALRRFGRFDWEIDIGVPDEVGRLEVLRIHTKNMKLAEDVELEHVSRDTHGYVGADLAALCTEAALQCIREKMDVIDLEDDTIDAEILNSMAVTNDHFKIALGTSNPSALRETVVEVPNVSWEDVGGLEGVKRELQETVQYPVEYPEKFEKFGMSPSKGVLFYGPPGCGKTLLAKAIANECQANFISIKGPELLTMWFGESEANVREIFDKARQSAPCVLFFDELDSIATQRGNSVGDAGGAADRVLNQLLTEMDGMNAKKTVFIIGATNRPDIIDPALLRPGRLDQLIYIPLPDXXXXESRLQIFRACLRKSPVAKDVDLNALAKYTQGFSGADITEICQRACKYAIRENIEKDMEKERRLKENPEAMEEDEVDEIKAAHFEESMRYARRSVSDADIRKYQAFAQTLQQSRGFGTEFRFADQPAAGTTSATDPFASSTTAAEEDDLYS; encoded by the coding sequence ATGGCGAGCCAGGGCGACGCGAGCGGGAAGAAGGACTACTCCACGGCGATCCTGGAGAGGAAGAAGTCGCCGAACCGGCTGGTGGTCGACGAGGCGACCAACGACGAGAACTCCACCGTCGCCCTGCACCCGGACACCATGGACAGCCTCGAGCTCTTCCACGGCGACATCGTCCTGCTCAAGGGCAAGAAGCGGAAGGACACGGTCTGCATTCTGCTCCCAGACGACACGTGCGACAAGACCAAGGTCCGGATGAACAAGGTCGTCAGGAAGAACCTGAGGGTCCGGCTCGGCGACGTCGTCTCCGTCCATCAGTGCCCGGACGTCAAGTACGGGAAGCGCGTGCACGTACTCCCCGTCGACGACACCGTCCAAGGGATCGCCGGAAACCTGTTCGACGCCTTCCTGAGACCCTACTTCCTCGAGGCCTATCGTCCCCTCAGGAAATGGGACCTATTCCTGGTGAGGGGCGGCATGACGAGCATGGAGTTCAAGGTTGTGGAGACCGACCCTGCCGAGTACTGCATCGTCGCCTCTGACACGGAGATATTCTGTGACGGCGAGCCTGTCAAGCGGGAGGATGAGGAGAGGCTCGACGAGGTCGGCTACGACGATGTCGGCGGAGTCAGGAAGCAGATGGCCCAGATCAGGGAGCTGGTCGAGCTCCCACTGCGCCACCCTCAGCTGTTCAAATGCATCGGTGTGAAGCCTCCAAAGGGCATCTTGCTGTATGGGCCACCTGGGACCAGCAAGACCCTCATTGCCAGAGCGGTGGCTAATGAAACAGGTGCCTTCTTCTTCCTGATCAATGGTCCGGAGATCATGTCGAAGATGGCCGGAGAGAGCGAGAGCAACCTCAGGAAGGCGTTTGAAGAGGCCGAGAAGAATGCGCCGGCCATCATCTTCATCGATGAGATTGATTCCATAGCACCAAAGAGAGACAAGACCAACGGAGAAGTCGAAAGGCGGATCGTCTCGCAGCTGCTCACTCTCATGGACGGGCTCAAGTCCCGCGCACATGTTATTGTCATGGGTGCTACCAACCGCCCGAACAGCATCGACCCTGCTCTCAGAAGGTTTGGGAGGTTTGACTGGGAGATCGACATTGGAGTCCCCGATGAAGTTGGGCGGCTTGAGGTTCTCCGGATTCACACCAAAAACATGAAGCTAGCTGAAGATGTTGAGCTGGAGCATGTCTCGAGGGACACTCATGGGTATGTCGGCGCTGATCTCGCCGCCCTATGTACCGAGGCTGCTCTTCAGTGCATTCGCGAGAAGATGGATGTTATCGACCTCGAGGATGACACCATTGATGCTGAGATACTGAATTCTATGGCTGTCACCAACGACCACTTCAAGATTGCACTGGGGACAAGCAACCCTTCCGCCCTTCGTGAAACTGTAGTGGAAGTTCCAAATGTCTCTTGGGAAGATGTTGGCGGTCTGGAGGGTGTCAAAAGGGAGCTGCAGGAGACCGTCCAGTATCCGGTGGAGTACCCAGAGAAGTTTGAGAAGTTTGGCATGTCTCCCTCCAAAGGTGTTCTGTTCTATGGCCCTCCGGGCTGCGGCAAGACCTTGTTGGCCAAGGCGATTGCTAACGAGTGCCAGGCTAACTTCATCAGCATCAAAGGACCGGAGCTGCTTACCATGTGGTTTGGCGAGAGCGAGGCCAATGTGCGTGAGATTTTCGATAAGGCAAGGCAGTCGGCACCATGTGTCCTCTTTTTCGATGAGCTCGACTCGATTGCCACCCAGAGAGGAAACAGTGTCGGTGACGCCGGAGGTGCCGCTGATAGGGTGCTGAATCAGCTTCTTACCGAGATGGACGGAATGAATGCCAAGAAAACCGTGTTCATCATCGGTGCCACCAACAGGCCAGACATCATAGATCCTGCCTTGCTGAGGCCGGGGCGCCTTGATCAGCTTATCTACATTCCTCTGCCTGACNNNNNNNNNNTTGAATCCAGACTCCAGATCTTCAGGGCCTGCCTCAGGAAGTCTCCTGTGGCCAAGGACGTCGACCTGAATGCACTCGCTAAATACACGCAAGGGTTCAGCGGCGCAGACATCACGGAAATCTGCCAGCGTGCGTGCAAATACGCCATCAGAGAGAACATTGAGAAGGACATGGAAAAGGAGAGGCGGCTGAAGGAAAACCCTGAAGCCATGGAGGAAGACGAGGTGGACGAGATCAAGGCTGCTCACTTCGAGGAGAGCATGAGGTATGCACGCCGGAGTGTGAGCGATGCTGATATTCGCAAATACCAGGCCTTTGCTCAGACGCTGCAGCAGTCCCGTGGTTTTGGCACCGAGTTCCGGTTCGCTGATCAGCCGGCGGCAGGAACTACCTCTGCGACAGATCCTTTCGCATCCTCTACCACAGCAGCTGAAGAAGATGATCTGTATAGTTAA